One Euphorbia lathyris chromosome 1, ddEupLath1.1, whole genome shotgun sequence DNA segment encodes these proteins:
- the LOC136211115 gene encoding F-box/LRR-repeat protein 25-like translates to MFEGLVIASKSLKTLILDAVCSDCSVIEISCPNVERLRISNLVWFTSLKLMNLPSSVYATLDFYFEVEQLEDEMSHDDCINLVQQTLLQVQHVEKLEIGRWLMEILSTCKEDGDCIGGLPDSFIHRIISFFPSTKDAFESDLYNTWQRKWTDVPILNFVSNEKFVIDSKDIPLVYLDYRLSLWVHFAAKKDVKELILDCDGAKVEFGHEYPLPQFIFNNSSLVKMKICACDFRPNGKVNWESLKSLRLDHSEFSDQAVENVLSGSPLLEYLELRRCGFQGALAIASEHLKTFILDEFGKNCRLLEISCPNLESLKISGNVGSTCLKLTNLPSSLHATLDLYVLESDDISPDDCMNLVEETMKQILHIEELEIMLSRLQSQKSGIGS, encoded by the exons ATGTTTGAAGGGCTTGTCATTGCCTCTAAAAGTTTGAAAACTCTTATTTTGGATGCAGTTTGCTCCGATTGTAGTGTCATTGAAATTTCATGTCCTAATGTTGAGAGATTGAGAATATCAAATCTAGTGTGGTTTACATCTCTTAAATTGATGAATTTGCCGTCTTCAGTTTATGCTACCTTAGATTTTTACTTTGAGGTAGAGCAGTTGGAAGATGAAATGAGTCATGATGACTGCATAAATTTGGTCCAACAGACTCTTCTACAGGTTCAGCATGTTGAGAAGCTAGAGATTGGGCGTTGGTTGATGGAG ATTCTATCAACCTGCAAGGAGGATGGAGACTGCATAGGTGGCTTGCCAGATTCTTTTATTCACCGGATCATTTCCTTTTTTCCATCAACAAAAGATGCCTTTGAGAGTGACCTTTACAATACGTGGCAGCGTAAATGGACTGATGTCCCAATCCTAAACTTTGTTTCCAACG AGAAATTTGTTATCGATTCCAAAGATATCCCATTGGTGTACCTGGATTATAGATTGTCTTTGTGGGTTCATTTCGCTGCCAAAAAAGATGTAAAGGAGCTCATTTTGGATTGTGATGGTGCTAAAGTGGAATTTGGGCATGAGTATCCATTGCCgcaatttattttcaataattcTTCATTGGTTAAAATGAAGATATGTGCTTGTGATTTTAGGCCGAATGGGAAAGTAAATTGGGAATCTCTTAAGAGTTTGCGTTTAGATCATTCTGAGTTCAGTGATCAAGCGGTTGAGAATGTTCTATCGGGTAGTCCTTTGCTTGAATACTTAGAATTACGCCGTTGTGGTTTTCAAGGGGCCCTTGCTATTGCTTCTGAGCATTTGAAAACATTTATTCTAGATGAATTTGGTAAGAACTGTCGTCTCCTAGAAATTTCATGTCCTAATCTTGAAAGTTTGAAAATATCAGGAAACGTCGGTTCTACCTGTCTTAAATTGACGAACTTGCCTTCTTCACTTCATGCTACATTGGATTTGTACGTCTTAGAATCAGATGATATCAGTCCTGATGACTGCATGAATTTGGTTGAGGAGACCATGAAGCAGATTCTGCACATTGAGGAGCTAGAAATCATGCTGAGCAGGTTGCAGAGCCAGAAATCCGGTATTGGTTCTTGA
- the LOC136211116 gene encoding F-box/LRR-repeat protein 25-like — translation MAGTAGAAMVESGGSRVGSRDSENLNKRIKSGEEEDRISALPDFLIHHILSFLPATDLVQTLILSKRWKYQWTHVPVLKFVPNDDSSIMLHGDGDCIGGLPDSVIHRIISFLPSTKDAFKTDLYNTWQHKWTDVPILNFVSNEKFVIDSKDIPLVYLDPRLSLWVRFAAKKDVKELILDCDGAKVEFGHEYPLPQFIFNNSSFVKMKICACDFTPNGKVNWESLKSLRLDHSEFGDQAVENVLSGSPLLEYLELRRCGFQGALVVASEHLKTFILEEFGKNCHVLEISCPNLESLKMSGNVSSTCLKLTNLLSSLHATLDLYVLESDDISPDDCMNLVEETMKQILHVKELEIMPSRLRSQKSCIGS, via the exons ATGGCGGGAACTGCCGGAGCTGCCATGGTGGAAAGCGGGGGAAGTCGAGTTGGAAGCCGCGATTCAGAGAATCTAAACAAAAGAATCAAATCCGGCGAGGAAGAAGACCGCATTAGCGCCTTACCGGATTTCCTGATTCACCACATCCTCTCCTTCCTCCCAGCAACCGATTTAGTTCAGACTTTGATTTTATCCAAACGGTGGAAGTATCAATGGACTCATGTCCCTGTTCTCAAATTCGTTCCGAACGATG ATTCTTCTATCATGCTCCATGGGGATGGAGACTGCATAGGTGGCTTGCCGGATTCTGTCATTCACCGGATCATCTCCTTTTTGCCATCAACAAAAGACGCCTTTAAGACTGACCTTTACAATACGTGGCAGCATAAATGGACTGATGTCCCAATCCTAAACTTTGTTTCCAACG AGAAATTTGTTATCGATTCCAAAGATATCCCCTTGGTGTACCTGGATCCTAGATTGTCTTTGTGGGTTCGTTTCGCTGCCAAAAAAGATGTAAAGGAGCTCATTTTGGATTGTGATGGTGCTAAAGTGGAATTTGGGCACGAGTATCCATTGCCgcaatttattttcaataattcTTCATTCGTTAAAATGAAGATATGTGCTTGTGATTTTACGCCGAATGGGAAAGTAAATTGGGAATCTCTTAAGAGTTTGCGTTTAGATCATTCTGAGTTCGGTGATCAAGCGGTTGAGAATGTTCTATCGGGTAGTCCTTTGCTTGAATACTTAGAATTACGCCGTTGTGGCTTTCAAGGGGCACTTGTTGTTGCTTCTGAGCATTTGAAAACATTTATTCTAGAAGAATTTGGTAAGAACTGTCATGTCCTAGAAATTTCATGTCCTAATCTTGAGAGTTTGAAAATGTCAGGAAACGTCAGTTCTACATGTCTTAAATTGACGAACTTGCTTTCTTCACTTCATGCTACATTGGATTTGTATGTCTTAGAATCAGATGATATCAGTCCTGATGACTGCATGAATTTGGTTGAGGAGACCATGAAGCAGATTCTGCACGTTAAGGAGCTAGAAATCATGCCCAGCAGGTTGCGGAGCCAGAAATCCTGTATTGGTTCTTGA